Proteins encoded together in one Lagopus muta isolate bLagMut1 chromosome 3, bLagMut1 primary, whole genome shotgun sequence window:
- the LOC125690946 gene encoding myosin regulatory light chain 2, smooth muscle minor isoform, protein MSSKRAKTKTTKKRPQRATSNVFAMFDQSQIQEFKEAFNMIDQNRDGFIDKEDLHDMLASLGKNPTDEYLDAMMNEAPGPINFTMFLTMFGEKLNGTDPEDVIRNAFACFDEEATGFIQEDYLRELLTTMGDRFTDEEVDELYREAPIDKKGNFNYIEFTRILKHGAKDKDD, encoded by the exons ATGTCCAGCAAAAGGGCAAAGACGAAGACCACCAAGAAGCGCCCTCAGCGCGCCACGTCCAATGTCTTTGCCATGTTTGATCAGTCCCAGATTCAGGAATTCAAGGAAGCCTTCAACATGATTGATCAGAACAGGGATGGCTTCATTGACAAGGAGGACCTGCACGACATGCTTGCCTCCCTCG gAAAGAACCCAACGGATGAATACCTGGATGCCATGATGAACGAGGCTCCAGGCCCCATCAACTTCACAATGTTCCTCACAATGTTTGGTGAGAAGCTCAACGGCACTGATCCAGAAGATGTCATCAGGAATGCTTTTGCTTGCTTTGATGAAGAAGCAACAG GGTTCATTCAAGAAGACTACCTGCGGGAGCTGCTGACCACAATGGGAGACAGGTTCACAGATGAAGAGGTAGATGAGCTCTACAGAGAGGCACCAATTGACAAAAAGGGCAATTTCAACTACATTGAATTTACACGCATCCTTAAACATGGAGCAAAAGACAAGGATGACTGA